A region of Halalkaliarchaeum desulfuricum DNA encodes the following proteins:
- a CDS encoding class I SAM-dependent methyltransferase: MKRSNEEHAERFSRKAGEYDDSNTPEYRACADLVIQHAAPRPDDVVLDLGTGTGAIALALASRAGRVVGRDISEGMLEEAERKREEGAHDNVTFGEGSFREPNYDGPADVVTSNFALHHLSDEKKREAIEVVADYEPRRFVLGDVMFFGEPDPEEPFYSPDVDDPATVGVLADAFTDAGFALTAVEQVHPQVGVLVGEYAGDGEYAEDGEYAEDGEPDGSLE, encoded by the coding sequence ATGAAACGGAGTAATGAGGAACACGCCGAGCGCTTCTCCCGGAAAGCCGGCGAGTACGACGACTCGAACACCCCGGAGTACCGCGCCTGCGCCGACCTGGTGATCCAGCACGCTGCGCCCCGCCCGGACGACGTCGTTTTGGATCTGGGCACCGGAACCGGTGCGATCGCGCTGGCGCTTGCATCCCGGGCCGGGCGGGTCGTCGGCCGAGACATAAGCGAAGGAATGCTCGAAGAGGCCGAACGGAAACGCGAGGAAGGCGCCCACGACAACGTGACCTTCGGCGAGGGATCGTTCCGGGAGCCGAACTACGACGGGCCCGCCGACGTGGTCACCTCGAACTTCGCGTTACACCACCTCTCCGACGAAAAGAAACGGGAGGCGATCGAGGTCGTGGCAGACTACGAACCCCGGCGGTTCGTGCTCGGGGACGTGATGTTCTTCGGCGAACCCGACCCCGAGGAACCCTTTTACAGCCCGGACGTGGACGATCCGGCGACGGTGGGGGTTCTCGCGGACGCGTTCACCGACGCGGGATTCGCGCTCACCGCCGTCGAGCAAGTGCACCCGCAGGTGGGCGTTCTCGTCGGGGAGTACGCCGGGGACGGAGAGTACGCCGAGGACGGAGAGTACGCCGAGGACGGGGAGCCCGACGGCTCGCTGGAGTGA
- a CDS encoding NRDE family protein, with protein MCTLILAWQVFPDAPIVAAANRDEATDRPSSPPRVHPDGIVTSPEESGPSVLAPVDDRAGGTWIGLNDRGVFAAITNRWNAADLNGERSRGLLVADCLGAESATDAARYVERELDETAYEGFNLVLADAGAAHFLEWTGQLEVYSFAPGIHVVVNVGADGAYEIPHDRAELGETQARNADELRARLQPEPGETADPWLDRAGDAFGDHEAGVCVHTDGFGTRSMSLVRLTNDGSVRYDYADGPPCETPAEPVDPDASFTLEAGRESRF; from the coding sequence GTGTGTACCCTGATACTCGCCTGGCAGGTGTTCCCCGACGCGCCGATCGTTGCGGCCGCAAACCGGGACGAAGCGACCGATCGGCCGTCGTCGCCGCCGCGGGTTCATCCCGACGGGATCGTGACGTCTCCCGAGGAATCCGGGCCGTCGGTGCTCGCGCCGGTCGACGACCGCGCCGGGGGTACCTGGATCGGGCTCAACGATCGCGGAGTGTTCGCTGCGATCACCAACCGCTGGAACGCTGCGGACCTGAACGGGGAGCGATCCCGGGGGCTGCTGGTCGCGGACTGTCTCGGTGCCGAATCGGCGACCGACGCGGCGAGATACGTCGAACGGGAGCTCGACGAGACCGCATACGAAGGGTTCAATCTCGTCCTCGCCGACGCTGGAGCGGCCCATTTCCTCGAGTGGACCGGGCAGCTCGAGGTGTACAGCTTTGCCCCTGGCATCCACGTCGTCGTCAACGTCGGTGCGGACGGCGCCTACGAGATCCCCCACGACCGTGCCGAACTGGGGGAAACCCAGGCACGGAACGCCGACGAACTCCGGGCCCGTCTCCAGCCGGAGCCGGGGGAAACGGCCGATCCTTGGCTCGATCGGGCGGGCGACGCGTTCGGGGATCACGAGGCCGGGGTCTGTGTGCACACCGACGGCTTCGGCACCCGGTCGATGTCACTGGTGCGGCTCACGAACGACGGGAGCGTGCGGTACGACTACGCCGACGGTCCACCCTGCGAGACGCCCGCCGAACCGGTCGACCCCGACGCATCGTTTACACTCGAGGCGGGCCGAGAGAGCAGGTTTTAA
- the psmA gene encoding archaeal proteasome endopeptidase complex subunit alpha encodes MQGQAQQQAYDRGITIFSPDGRLYQVEYAREAVKRGTASVGIRTAEGVVLAADKRPRSSLMEPASIEKIHKADDHVGIASAGHVADARQLIDFARRFAQINHLRYGEAVGIETLTKTVTDHIQQYTQIGGARPFGVALIIGGVSNGEPRLFETDPSGTPYEWKALSIGSNRSDIRNYLEERYHDDITLQEGIGLALEAIAESNDEGLTPEGVGVATVPVEDEQFHDRSPEEIEEILEEHDLLASEEEEEEEEAAEDDTDEDNDTTESDDTDQ; translated from the coding sequence ATGCAGGGACAAGCCCAACAACAGGCGTACGACCGCGGGATCACCATCTTCTCGCCGGACGGACGGCTCTATCAGGTCGAATATGCACGCGAGGCGGTCAAGCGAGGCACCGCAAGCGTCGGCATCCGGACGGCAGAGGGAGTCGTGCTCGCGGCGGACAAGCGCCCGCGCTCCTCGCTCATGGAGCCGGCGAGCATCGAGAAGATCCACAAGGCGGACGACCACGTCGGCATCGCCTCGGCGGGACACGTCGCCGACGCCCGTCAGCTGATCGACTTCGCCCGGCGATTCGCCCAGATCAACCACCTCCGGTACGGGGAGGCGGTCGGCATCGAGACGCTGACGAAGACGGTGACCGACCACATCCAGCAGTACACCCAGATCGGCGGCGCGCGGCCGTTCGGGGTCGCGTTGATCATCGGTGGTGTCTCGAACGGCGAACCCCGGCTGTTCGAAACCGACCCCTCCGGCACCCCCTACGAGTGGAAGGCGCTGTCGATCGGCTCCAACCGGTCCGACATCCGCAACTACCTCGAGGAGCGGTACCACGACGATATCACCCTCCAGGAGGGGATCGGACTCGCGCTCGAGGCGATCGCCGAGAGCAACGACGAGGGGCTCACGCCCGAGGGCGTCGGCGTCGCGACCGTCCCGGTCGAGGACGAGCAGTTCCACGACCGGTCGCCCGAAGAGATCGAGGAGATCCTCGAGGAGCACGACCTGCTCGCGAGCGAGGAAGAGGAAGAGGAAGAGGAAGCAGCCGAAGACGACACCGACGAGGACAACGACACCACCGAGAGCGACGACACCGACCAGTAA
- a CDS encoding helix-turn-helix transcriptional regulator: MSVSEEEAELSDDELAGLELVRETGGIHQSDFWKELDISSRKGSRIAAKLESTGLIEREETVYQGHNTYFLRPTARDLDFELLMAGDMLSPFIGEEEVDPQSDAFSQWLMNLAYEEY, from the coding sequence ATGAGCGTCTCCGAGGAGGAAGCTGAACTGTCGGACGACGAGCTCGCGGGACTCGAGCTCGTCCGGGAGACCGGGGGGATCCATCAAAGCGACTTCTGGAAGGAGCTGGATATCTCCTCGCGGAAGGGGAGTCGAATCGCGGCCAAACTCGAGAGTACGGGGCTCATAGAGCGGGAGGAAACCGTCTACCAGGGACACAACACCTACTTCCTTCGACCCACGGCTCGGGATCTCGACTTCGAACTGCTGATGGCCGGCGACATGCTCTCGCCGTTCATCGGCGAGGAGGAGGTCGATCCGCAAAGCGACGCGTTCTCCCAGTGGCTGATGAACCTCGCCTACGAGGAATACTGA
- a CDS encoding RNase P subunit p30 family protein, translating into MSDPYEAVVPYPDGNATASRYAKTARKYGYGGIVLRSRIDRGDGDLPLSVVDSEKSTIYGVDVVPGVEVVPDSQTQVGGLASSVRERTVVLTVRGGNSGVNRAALEDPRVDVLSRPFGDDGTGGDDDGDVNHVLVKAARDNDVAIEFDLSPVLRLSGGRRVRALGRLRKLRELIDHYGAPFVVSARPDSHLRMRSVRELSAVGSQIGFEPETIREGLERWGNIADRNRKRLSESFIGEGIERGRYETE; encoded by the coding sequence ATGAGCGATCCATACGAGGCCGTTGTCCCCTATCCCGACGGAAACGCGACCGCGAGCAGGTACGCGAAAACCGCCAGGAAGTACGGCTACGGCGGGATCGTCCTGCGGTCGCGGATCGACCGCGGCGACGGGGACCTTCCGCTGTCTGTCGTGGATTCCGAGAAGTCGACGATATACGGCGTCGACGTGGTTCCCGGCGTCGAAGTGGTTCCGGACTCCCAGACGCAGGTTGGTGGACTCGCCTCCTCCGTCCGGGAGCGAACGGTCGTGTTGACCGTTCGCGGCGGGAACTCGGGGGTCAACCGCGCCGCACTCGAGGATCCCAGGGTCGACGTCCTCTCCCGGCCGTTCGGCGATGACGGCACCGGCGGAGACGACGACGGCGACGTGAATCACGTGCTCGTGAAGGCGGCCCGCGACAACGACGTCGCGATCGAGTTCGACCTCTCCCCGGTGCTTCGACTCTCCGGCGGCCGCCGGGTTCGAGCTCTCGGACGGCTCCGGAAGTTGCGGGAACTGATCGATCACTACGGGGCGCCGTTCGTGGTGAGCGCCCGTCCCGACTCCCATCTCCGGATGCGTTCCGTTCGAGAACTGTCTGCGGTGGGATCTCAGATCGGGTTCGAGCCGGAGACGATACGCGAGGGGCTCGAGCGGTGGGGAAACATCGCAGATCGGAACCGCAAACGACTCTCCGAGTCGTTCATTGGGGAGGGGATCGAACGTGGACGATATGAAACGGAGTAA
- a CDS encoding Rpp14/Pop5 family protein translates to MKHLPKHLQPRWRYLAVGIESWPDASIDRGAFQRELWYAAGNLLGDPGSADADLTVFAFRFADGEGEAVVRVRRGEVGSARAAIACIGEIDGASVGVRVRGVSGTVRACSERYLGRAGGKTNQRDVAFANERRSAWKRDESYDVRTDDGFVGATGLDFE, encoded by the coding sequence ATGAAACACCTCCCGAAACATCTCCAGCCGCGGTGGCGGTATCTCGCCGTCGGGATCGAGTCGTGGCCGGACGCGTCGATCGACCGGGGCGCATTCCAGCGCGAACTGTGGTACGCCGCCGGAAACCTGCTGGGGGATCCGGGGAGCGCCGACGCTGACCTCACAGTGTTCGCGTTCCGGTTCGCCGACGGCGAGGGGGAGGCAGTCGTCCGGGTCCGTCGCGGTGAGGTGGGGTCTGCACGGGCGGCGATCGCCTGCATCGGCGAGATCGACGGGGCGTCGGTCGGTGTCCGCGTGCGGGGCGTTTCCGGAACAGTTCGGGCGTGTTCGGAAAGGTATTTAGGACGTGCGGGCGGAAAAACCAACCAGAGAGACGTGGCGTTCGCGAACGAACGTCGGTCCGCGTGGAAACGCGACGAGTCGTACGACGTCCGGACCGACGACGGGTTCGTGGGCGCGACGGGACTCGATTTCGAGTGA
- the folP gene encoding dihydropteroate synthase, protein MDYHEAANFLFGLRRFAIDPGTDSVMELLAELGDPQKSFDSVQIAGSNGKGSTARMVESILRAEGKTVGLYTSPHLGDLGEEVRIDGRPMADAAIAEFVSEVRPFLLDRSPADDPLTFFEVVTAMALWQFDRADVDVAVLEVGMGGEYDATSAVDPIASCVTNVSLEHTEVLGDTVEEIARTKAAVAPTDAPLVTAATGDALAAIREVVGEVFTVGPDADRDLVVTPDGRVSSQESAVRLAGDGWEFDARIPLLGDYQATNAGVAVALAGQVIGFESVGETPDDARSRRDSPFHRGLRRANWPGRFEVLSESPLVVLDGAHNPDACSTVAETLSTFAYDDLEIVLAAMHDKDHAGMAAALPDAGRVTVCEADLERAADADVLSRAIEATVDPETAVETANSVPQAFATARERAGDDDAVLLTGSLSAVREARAAYTRLQVPTRVENPGDAERVLENADVPPSEARQLADGMSHHVVRTRLEPGEARTVRTELLRAGGECGVSGVESGERVSVVLSGTRSEFDQLIDALESDRVGLPTIAAELRQRLELDTGTVDEPETGRNGGETEDGIDAGPAYPWEEGTAVMGILNVTPDSFHDGGEYYDLEDAVTQAETMVEAGADIVDVGGESTRPGAEPISIEEEIRRVVPVIEAVSEVDALVSVDSRRAAVAEAALDAGADILNDVTGLEDPEMRFLAAERDVPVVVMHSVDAPVVPGQYVEYDDVVDDVMRDLRERVLLAEKAGVPRENVVIDPGLGFGKSAAESFELLDRIEEFTALGCPVLVGHSHKSMFERAGGEAGDAYAETVAGTAIAVDRGADIVRVHDVPDNVAAVNVAAATREGTKQHRPR, encoded by the coding sequence ATGGACTATCACGAGGCAGCGAATTTCCTTTTCGGCCTCCGCCGGTTCGCCATCGATCCGGGAACCGACTCCGTGATGGAGCTTCTCGCAGAGCTTGGAGATCCCCAGAAGTCGTTCGACAGCGTCCAGATCGCCGGGAGCAACGGCAAGGGAAGCACCGCGCGGATGGTCGAGTCGATCCTCCGCGCGGAGGGGAAGACTGTCGGTCTGTACACCTCCCCCCATCTTGGTGACCTGGGCGAAGAGGTTCGGATCGACGGACGGCCGATGGCCGACGCCGCGATCGCAGAATTCGTTTCGGAAGTCCGACCCTTTCTTTTGGATCGGTCGCCGGCGGACGACCCGCTCACGTTCTTCGAGGTCGTCACCGCGATGGCACTGTGGCAGTTTGACCGTGCCGACGTTGACGTCGCGGTGCTCGAGGTCGGAATGGGCGGCGAGTACGACGCGACCAGCGCCGTCGACCCGATCGCCTCCTGTGTGACGAACGTCTCACTCGAGCACACGGAAGTGCTGGGCGACACCGTCGAGGAGATCGCCCGGACGAAGGCCGCCGTCGCGCCGACGGACGCCCCGCTGGTCACCGCCGCGACGGGCGACGCTCTCGCGGCGATCCGGGAGGTTGTAGGTGAGGTGTTCACCGTCGGTCCCGACGCCGATCGCGACCTGGTCGTGACACCGGACGGTCGGGTCTCGAGTCAGGAATCGGCGGTGAGACTCGCCGGCGACGGGTGGGAGTTCGACGCCCGGATCCCCCTCCTGGGAGACTACCAGGCCACGAACGCCGGAGTTGCAGTCGCTCTTGCCGGCCAGGTGATCGGGTTCGAATCGGTCGGGGAGACGCCGGACGACGCCCGCAGTCGTCGCGACTCCCCGTTCCACCGGGGACTCAGACGGGCGAACTGGCCGGGGCGGTTCGAGGTGCTCTCGGAATCGCCGCTCGTGGTTCTCGACGGTGCCCACAATCCGGACGCGTGCTCGACGGTTGCAGAGACGCTCTCGACGTTCGCGTACGACGACCTGGAGATCGTGCTCGCGGCGATGCACGACAAGGATCACGCCGGGATGGCGGCGGCGCTGCCCGACGCCGGCAGGGTGACGGTCTGCGAGGCGGACCTGGAACGGGCCGCCGACGCCGACGTCCTCTCCAGGGCCATCGAAGCGACCGTCGACCCCGAAACCGCCGTCGAGACCGCCAATTCGGTCCCGCAGGCGTTCGCGACCGCCAGAGAGCGTGCCGGAGACGACGACGCGGTTCTGCTCACCGGTTCGCTGTCGGCGGTTCGGGAGGCGCGGGCGGCGTACACCCGGCTCCAGGTCCCCACGCGCGTGGAGAACCCTGGAGACGCCGAACGCGTCCTCGAGAACGCCGACGTTCCTCCATCGGAGGCCCGCCAATTAGCCGACGGGATGTCCCACCACGTCGTTCGCACCCGTCTCGAGCCTGGCGAGGCACGGACCGTCCGCACCGAACTCCTCAGGGCCGGCGGCGAGTGTGGCGTCTCGGGGGTCGAATCGGGCGAACGGGTGTCCGTGGTGCTCTCGGGGACCCGCAGCGAGTTCGATCAGTTGATCGATGCACTCGAGAGCGATCGCGTCGGCCTGCCGACGATCGCGGCCGAATTGCGGCAGCGTCTCGAGTTGGATACAGGGACGGTGGACGAACCGGAGACTGGAAGAAACGGCGGCGAAACCGAAGACGGTATCGACGCCGGACCTGCCTACCCCTGGGAGGAAGGGACCGCAGTGATGGGTATCTTGAACGTCACACCCGACTCGTTTCACGATGGGGGCGAGTACTACGACCTCGAGGACGCCGTCACACAGGCGGAAACGATGGTCGAGGCCGGTGCGGACATCGTCGACGTCGGCGGGGAGTCGACCCGACCGGGCGCCGAACCGATCTCGATCGAGGAGGAGATCCGTCGCGTGGTTCCGGTGATAGAGGCGGTCTCGGAGGTCGACGCGCTGGTGTCGGTCGACAGCCGGCGGGCCGCCGTCGCCGAGGCAGCACTCGATGCGGGCGCCGACATTCTCAACGACGTGACCGGTCTCGAGGATCCGGAGATGCGCTTTCTCGCTGCAGAACGGGACGTCCCGGTCGTGGTGATGCACAGCGTCGACGCGCCGGTCGTTCCTGGCCAGTACGTCGAGTACGACGACGTCGTCGACGACGTCATGCGCGACCTCCGGGAGCGCGTGCTGCTCGCTGAGAAAGCGGGCGTCCCTCGGGAGAACGTCGTGATCGATCCGGGGCTCGGCTTCGGCAAGTCGGCGGCCGAGAGTTTCGAACTCCTCGACCGAATCGAGGAGTTCACGGCGCTGGGCTGTCCGGTGCTCGTGGGCCACTCCCACAAGTCGATGTTCGAACGTGCCGGCGGGGAGGCAGGGGACGCGTACGCCGAGACGGTCGCCGGGACAGCGATCGCGGTCGATCGTGGTGCTGACATCGTTCGGGTCCACGACGTCCCCGATAACGTCGCCGCCGTGAACGTCGCGGCGGCAACCCGCGAGGGAACGAAACAGCATCGACCGCGGTGA
- a CDS encoding GNAT family N-acetyltransferase — translation MVADRTDEYAFETGTPSPERFTELRRRSGMTPRTVESARRGLPGTLYGVVVTVGEAPESAAGADDAHGVRKDDDTGTVVAMGRIVGDGGAVYQISDVAVDPDHQGNGLGTAIMDRLMAYIEETAPDGAYVNLIADVDGFYEQWGFEPVAPGSKGMGRYVE, via the coding sequence ATGGTCGCCGACCGAACGGACGAGTACGCGTTCGAAACCGGCACGCCCTCCCCGGAACGGTTCACCGAACTCCGCCGCCGTTCGGGGATGACGCCCCGGACGGTCGAGTCGGCCCGACGTGGGCTGCCGGGCACGCTGTACGGGGTCGTCGTCACAGTCGGTGAGGCTCCCGAATCCGCCGCAGGTGCCGACGACGCCCACGGAGTCCGCAAAGACGACGATACCGGGACGGTCGTCGCGATGGGTCGGATCGTCGGCGACGGCGGGGCAGTGTATCAGATCTCGGACGTGGCGGTAGATCCCGATCATCAGGGCAACGGCCTCGGCACTGCCATCATGGACCGTCTGATGGCGTATATCGAGGAGACTGCACCAGATGGGGCGTACGTCAACCTGATCGCGGATGTCGACGGATTCTACGAGCAGTGGGGGTTCGAACCCGTCGCTCCGGGATCGAAAGGGATGGGACGATACGTGGAATGA